One segment of Monomorium pharaonis isolate MP-MQ-018 chromosome 6, ASM1337386v2, whole genome shotgun sequence DNA contains the following:
- the LOC105834333 gene encoding Usher syndrome type-1G protein homolog — MSSERFHKAAQEGMLDVLKEATRKDCNARDEGGMTPTLWAAFEGHVDALRLLVARGGDPDKTDYFGNTCLHLAAARGHEFCVKFLVKFGCNIWSLDIDRHSARELAAINGCEKILQFLDIAQADQELNNRKKSRLLREKAERDAEKRLKEYMKKQKMAEIRAEKEQKKLIKDRAKSDFDAMNELNSQRPGVLTFRGRMKPSPTFSDIVGTTMKKHGSTVCRKALAKKAINDFKVVEIEVNGKKSVRSLTGVRRDSEVMYVGTYDTQPQHIGIRRGKISDVWGTLSKSQSTPDLLGERIYDEEEEDREEENLNVAKDTAFLQEPASIFNRPGFGSVAFRRAITSTLDNLPVKQTDVQLQNSNHSTNGSINGSINSNKFNPNGHNEEISIGSAGSLARRQSLWDEDLLSEGEETDEEWTPLQRFLVANNLTSIHPILESEQIDLEALMLLTETDIAALKLPLGPRRKLTNAIANRKKALNTPESVIKDSRL; from the exons GGCCGCGCAAGAAGGCATGTTGGATGTTCTGAAGGAAGCCACGAGAAAGGATTGTAACGCGCGAGATGAAGGAGGAATGACCCCGACATTATGGGCAGCCTTCGAAGGCCACGTAGATGCTCTGAGACTGCTGGTCGCCAGAGG AGGCGATCCGGACAAGACCGATTATTTCGGTAATACATGCTTGCACCTGGCAGCAGCGAGGGGCCATGAATTCTGCGTGAAATTCTTGGTGAAATTCGGCTGCAATATCTGGTCACTGGATATCGACCGACACTCCGCCCGTGAACTTGCGGCGATAAATGGCTGCGAGAAGATCTTGCAGTTCCTAGACATCGCTCAGGCCGATCAGGAATTGAATAATCGCAAGAAAAGCCGATTGCTCCGGGAAAAGGCGGAGAGAGATGCGGAGAAGAG ATTGAAAGAGTATatgaagaaacaaaaaatggcTGAAATTAGGGCGgaaaaagaacaaaagaaaCTTATAAAGGATCGTGCTAAATCAGACTTCGATGCGATGAATGAGTTGAACTCTCAACGGCCCGGAGTATTGACCTTTAGAGGCCGAATGAAACCTTCGCCAACATTCAGCGACATTGTTGGTACTACTATGAAGAAACATGGCAGCACAGTTTGTCGAAAAGCCTTAGCTAAAAAAGCCATTAACGATTTCAAAGTCGTCgag ATCGAAGTGAATGGAAAGAAGTCGGTTCGAAGTCTCACCGGTGTTCGACGGGATTCTGAAGTTATGTATGTAGGCACGTACGACACTCAGCCTCAGCACATAGGCATTAGAAGAGGAAAGATTTCTGATGTATGGGGCACTCTCAGTAAATCGCAGAGTACGCCTGATCTCCTAGGTGAAAGGATATACgatgaggaggaggaggacagAGAGGAAGAGAACTTGAACGTTGCGAAGGACACTGCTTTTCTTCAAGAACCAGCCAGCATCTTTAACCGACCTGGTTTTGGTTCTGTGGCTTTCAGAAGGGCG ataaCATCTACGCTGGACAATCTGCCGGTCAAACAGACGGATGTTCAATTGCAAAATAGCAATCATTCCACAAATGGTTCTATAAACGGATCTATAAACAGTAATAAGTTCAACCCAAATGGACACAATGAGGAAATCAGTATAGGAAGTGCCGGCAGTTTGGCGCGCAGGCAAAGCTTGTGGGATGAGGACCTTCTCTCAG aaggTGAAGAAACGGACGAAGAATGGACACCTTTGCAAAGATTTTTGGTTGCCAATAATCTCACATCCATACATCCCATTTTGGAATCTGAACAAATCGATTTGGAGGCTTTGATGCTGCTTACTGAAACCGACATAGCAGCCCTCAAACTTCCACTTGGTCCCAGGCGAAAACTTACTAATGCAATTGCAAATCGAAAAAAAGCGCTAAACACGCCGGAGAGTGTCATTAAGGACAGTAGATTATGA
- the LOC105834337 gene encoding UPF0472 protein C16orf72 homolog — protein sequence MNDDRSEDDPIMDLLYSNWEQQCVEAVESEPDYESQLHNEKEIYSQQMWTKFQTTASAIAQLYKDRTLGVSLWVPFQTAAGTVTALYKDSMDYMRRCSDLGVEMGRQKRCKEIMNWARKKRRMIRREELLAYLAGKPPPPRSHPHRSSPKPRMMVCGSPSSQSQTASMVIAPAPTAGTDPDPELHTFREALSGSPVSRRSGRQAELSAFISNELARHHKRPASHDVDMGSPTHKRTRTTL from the exons ATGAACGACGACAGGAGTGAGGACGATCCGATCATGGACTTGTTGTACAGCAACTGGGAACAGCAATGCGTCGAGGCGGTCGAGTCCGAGCCCGATTACGAGAGTCAGCTGCACAACGAGAAGGAGATCTACTCGCAGCAGATGTGGACGAAGTTCCAGACCACCGCGTCGGCCATCGCCCAGTTGTACAAAG ACCGCACGCTGGGAGTCTCGCTGTGGGTACCCTTTCAGACGGCTGCTGGAACCGTCACAGCATTATACAAag ATTCAATGGACTATATGAGGCGATGCAGCGATTTGGGAGTGGAAATGGGCAGACAGAAACgttgtaaagaaataatgaatTGGGCTAGGAAAAAAAGACGTATGATTCGCAGGGAAGAGCTTCTTGCATATCTCGCTGGAAAACCACCTCCACCTCGTTCGCATCCACACAG AAGTTCACCTAAACCACGAATGATGGTGTGCGGGTCCCCATCGTCGCAAAGTCAAACAGCGAGTATGGTTATCGCTCCAGCACCGACAGCAGGTACTGATCCAGATCCTGAATTACACACGTTTAGAGAAGCATTGTCGG gCTCTCCAGTGTCTCGGCGTAGTGGAAGACAAGCCGAACTGTCGGCCTTTATTAGCAACGAATTGGCTCGGCATCACAAACGGCCTGCTTCGCACGATGTGGATATGGGATCACCCACGCACAAACGTACGCGTACTACACTGTAA
- the LOC105834336 gene encoding actin-related protein 1, which produces MEPYDVIVNQPVVIDNGSGVIKAGFAGDQIPKCRFPNYIGRPKHVRVMAGALEGDLFVGPIAEEHRGLLSLRYPMEHGVVTDWNDMERIWSYVYSKDQLATFSEEHPVLLTEAPLNPRKNREKAAEIFFETFNVPALFVSMQAVLSLYATGRTTGVVLDAGDGVTHAVPIYEGFAMPHSIMRVDIAGRDVTRHLRLLLRKEGINFKTTAEFEIVRTIKERACYLASNPQKEETIETEKFQYVLPDGSHLEIGPARFRAPEVLFRPDLIGEECEGLHEVLTYSIQKSDLDLRKVLFQNIVLSGGSTLFRGFGDRLLSEIRRMSPKDIKIRISAPQERLYSTWIGGSILASLDTFKKMWVSKREFDEDGIRAIHRKTF; this is translated from the exons ATGGAGCCGTATGATGTGATTGTCAATCAACCGGTGGTTATCGACAAT GGATCTGGCGTAATCAAAGCGGGATTTGCAGGTGATCAGATACCTAAATGCAGATTTCCGAATTA CATTGGGAGGCCAAAACATGTACGTGTTATGGCTGGTGCTTTGGAGGGAGATCTGTTTGTGGGTCCAATAGCAGAGGAACATCGTGGCCTTTTATCTCTTCGATATCCAATGGAACATGGTGTAGTCACAGATTGGAACGACATGGAGCGTATCTGGTCTTACGTTTATAGTAAAGATCAGTTAGCTACGTTCAGTGAGGAGCATCCAGTCTTGCTTACAGAGGCACCTTTAAACCCCAGAAAGAATCGTGAGAAGGCagctgaaatatttttcgaaacatTTAACGTCCCAGCTTTATTTGTTTCCATGCAAGCTGTACTTAGTTT atATGCGACAGGCAGAACCACGGGAGTAGTTCTAGATGCTGGCGACGGTGTTACGCACGCTGTACCTATTTACGAAGGTTTTGCTATGCCTCATAGTATAATGCGAGTTGATATAGCAGGACGTGACGTTACAAGACACCTTAGGCTACTTTTACGTAAGGAAGGTATCAATTTCAAGACCACGGCGGAATTTGAAATTGTTAGAACGATTAAAGAGCGAGCGTGTTATCTCGCCAGCAATCCccaaaaagaagaaacaataGAGACGGAGAAGTTTCAATATGTGTTACCTGACGGCAGTCACTTGGag ATTGGTCCAGCACGATTTAGAGCTCCTGAAGTGCTGTTTAGACCAGATCTGATAGGTGAGGAATGCGAAGGCCTTCACGAAGTATTAACGTATTCTATTCAAAAATCTGATTTGGACTTGAGAAAGGTTCTGTTCCAAAACATCGTATTGTCAGGAGGGTCGACATTATTCCGC GGTTTCGGTGACAGATTATTATCGGAGATTCGTAGAATGTCGCCaaaagacattaaaataaGG ATATCTGCGCCTCAAGAACGATTGTACAGTACTTGGATTGGAGGTTCTATTTTGGCTTCTCTAGACACCTTTAAAAAGATGTGGGTGAGCAAGAGAGAATTCGATGAAGACGGTATACGGGCTATTCATCGTAAAACATTTTGa
- the LOC105829744 gene encoding coiled-coil domain-containing protein 25 — MVYYFTSEVVQPPITLFMGVDKFENEDLIKWGWPEDVWFHVDKYSSAHVYLRLRHGQTIDDIPSTVLEDAAQLVKANSIEGNKMNDIDVVYTMWSNLKKTQGMEIGQVGFHKDKDVRKIHVTKRINTIVNRLYKTKRLEVVNFSAEREQRDRNEREDKKKLLREQKEKEKVEEKRRQEEAEMRSYNSLFNTSNMTSNTETSGYDSDDFM, encoded by the exons atggtttattattttacaagtgAAG TTGTACAACCACCCATTACCTTGTTTATGGGGGTTGATAAATTTGAAA ATGAGGATCTCATTAAGTGGGGCTGGCCAGAAGATGTATGGTTTCATGTAGATAAATATTCATCTGCTCATGTGTACCTTCGACTGCGACAT GGTCAAACAATAGACGACATTCCCAGTACTGTATTAGAAGATGCCGCACAATTGGTGAAAGCGAATAGTATAGAGGGGAACAAAATGAACGATATTGACGTCGTGTATACAATGTGGTCGAATTTGAAAAAGACACAAGGTATGGAAATCGGTCAGGTTGGCTTTCACAAGGACAAGGATGTACGTAAGATTCACGTTACTAAACGTATAAACACTATCGTGAATCGCCTCTATAAGACAAAACGTTTGGAGGTAGTAAACTTCAGTGCCGAGAGAGAACAGAGAGATAGGAATGAAAGGGAGGACAAAAAGAAACTCTTGAGGGAgcagaaggagaaagaaaaggtGGAGGAAAAGCGACGTCAGGAGGAAGCAGAGATGAG gaGTTATAATTCCCTGTTCAACACATCCAACATGACTTCAAATACAGAAACCAGTGGATACGATTCAGACGATTTTATGTGA
- the LOC105829745 gene encoding queuine tRNA-ribosyltransferase catalytic subunit isoform X1 produces the protein MSRLFYKSYSTTTVNVGLARKSPVEMANRKAPLIFEVLAECETTKARTGKITLVHHHVDTPVFMPVGTQGTLKGLLPQQLEQLDCQIILGNTYHLGNRPGADILRKAGGLHKFMNWKRALLTDSGGFQMVSLLQLAEITEEGVKFKSPYNESECMLTPEHSIQIQNAIGADIIMQLDDVVKSTLTGPRVEEAMHRTIRWLDRCLSAHEKPDEQSIFPIVQGGLNPELRSQCARQLIKREVNGYAVGGLSGGESKDDFWKMVHLSTNILPKNKPRYLMGVGFAVDLIVCSALGIDMYDCVFPTRTARFGCALVKTGQLSLRQAQYKKDLKPIDESCECSTCKTYTRAYLHQIATVETVSCHLLTVHNIAFQMRLMRDIRDSIKAQRFPKFIQNYMLTVYPNKDYPTWIINALEAVNVTLL, from the exons atGTCCAGATTGTTTTACAAGTCGTACTCCACAACTACGGTGAACGTGGGACTTGCCCGTAAATCGCCGGTAGAAATGGCAAATCGGAAAGCCCCGTTGATTTTCGAGGTGCTCGCCGAGTGCGAGACCACGAAAGCAAGAACCGGCAAAATAACCCTTGTGCATCATCACGTGGATACGCCGGTGTTCATGCCGGTGGGAACTCAG ggGACATTAAAAGGATTATTGCCCCAGCAACTGGAGCAATTGGATTGCCAAATAATTCTTGGGAATACGTATCATCTTGGAAACAGACCT GGTGCAGATATTCTGCGTAAAGCTGGAGGTTTGCACAAGTTCATGAATTGGAAAAGAGCCCTGTTAACGGATTCAGGTGGTTTCCAAATGGTTTCTTTGTTACAGCTAGCTGAAATAACAGAGGAAGGCGTTAAGTTTAAATCACCATACAATG AGTCTGAATGCATGCTGACACCCGAACACTCTATTCAAATTCAAAATGCAATTGGAGCCGATATAATCATGCAGCTCGACGATGTTGTAAAGAGTACTTTAACCGGACCAAGGGTCGAAGAAGCGATGCACAG AACAATACGTTGGTTGGACCGTTGTTTGTCAGCGCATGAAAAACCAGATGAACAAAGTATATTTCCGATCGTACAAGGTGGTCTCAATCCTGAATTACGATCTCAGTGCGCACGCCAATTGATTAAACGGGAGGTGAATGGATATGCCGTGGGAGGTTTGAG TGGTGGTGAAAGCAAGGACGATTTTTGGAAAATGGTTCACCTATCGACGAATATCCTTCCAAAGAATAAGCCACGGTATCTCATGGGTGTTGGATTCGCAGTGGACTTGATTGTATGTAGTGCGTTAGGTATCGATATGTATGATTGCGTATTCCCGACAAGAACCGct AGGTTCGGTTGCGCGCTAGTAAAAACTGGACAGCTCAGCTTAAGGCAGGCACAATACAAAAAGGACTTGAAACCTATAGACGAGTCGTGCGAATGTAGCACTTGCAAGACTTATACGCGTGCTTATCTGCATCAAATTGCCACTGTGGAGACAGTATCGTGTCATTTACTAACCGTTCACAATATTGCATTTCAAATGAGGCTCATGCGAGACATTAGAGATAGTATAAAAGCACAAAGATTTCCTAAGTTCATACAGAACTATATGTTGACAGTTTATCCCAATAAGGATTATCCAACATGGATAATTAACGCTTTAGAAGCTGTCAATGTTACCCTCttgtaa
- the LOC105829745 gene encoding queuine tRNA-ribosyltransferase catalytic subunit isoform X2: MANRKAPLIFEVLAECETTKARTGKITLVHHHVDTPVFMPVGTQGTLKGLLPQQLEQLDCQIILGNTYHLGNRPGADILRKAGGLHKFMNWKRALLTDSGGFQMVSLLQLAEITEEGVKFKSPYNESECMLTPEHSIQIQNAIGADIIMQLDDVVKSTLTGPRVEEAMHRTIRWLDRCLSAHEKPDEQSIFPIVQGGLNPELRSQCARQLIKREVNGYAVGGLSGGESKDDFWKMVHLSTNILPKNKPRYLMGVGFAVDLIVCSALGIDMYDCVFPTRTARFGCALVKTGQLSLRQAQYKKDLKPIDESCECSTCKTYTRAYLHQIATVETVSCHLLTVHNIAFQMRLMRDIRDSIKAQRFPKFIQNYMLTVYPNKDYPTWIINALEAVNVTLL; this comes from the exons ATGGCAAATCGGAAAGCCCCGTTGATTTTCGAGGTGCTCGCCGAGTGCGAGACCACGAAAGCAAGAACCGGCAAAATAACCCTTGTGCATCATCACGTGGATACGCCGGTGTTCATGCCGGTGGGAACTCAG ggGACATTAAAAGGATTATTGCCCCAGCAACTGGAGCAATTGGATTGCCAAATAATTCTTGGGAATACGTATCATCTTGGAAACAGACCT GGTGCAGATATTCTGCGTAAAGCTGGAGGTTTGCACAAGTTCATGAATTGGAAAAGAGCCCTGTTAACGGATTCAGGTGGTTTCCAAATGGTTTCTTTGTTACAGCTAGCTGAAATAACAGAGGAAGGCGTTAAGTTTAAATCACCATACAATG AGTCTGAATGCATGCTGACACCCGAACACTCTATTCAAATTCAAAATGCAATTGGAGCCGATATAATCATGCAGCTCGACGATGTTGTAAAGAGTACTTTAACCGGACCAAGGGTCGAAGAAGCGATGCACAG AACAATACGTTGGTTGGACCGTTGTTTGTCAGCGCATGAAAAACCAGATGAACAAAGTATATTTCCGATCGTACAAGGTGGTCTCAATCCTGAATTACGATCTCAGTGCGCACGCCAATTGATTAAACGGGAGGTGAATGGATATGCCGTGGGAGGTTTGAG TGGTGGTGAAAGCAAGGACGATTTTTGGAAAATGGTTCACCTATCGACGAATATCCTTCCAAAGAATAAGCCACGGTATCTCATGGGTGTTGGATTCGCAGTGGACTTGATTGTATGTAGTGCGTTAGGTATCGATATGTATGATTGCGTATTCCCGACAAGAACCGct AGGTTCGGTTGCGCGCTAGTAAAAACTGGACAGCTCAGCTTAAGGCAGGCACAATACAAAAAGGACTTGAAACCTATAGACGAGTCGTGCGAATGTAGCACTTGCAAGACTTATACGCGTGCTTATCTGCATCAAATTGCCACTGTGGAGACAGTATCGTGTCATTTACTAACCGTTCACAATATTGCATTTCAAATGAGGCTCATGCGAGACATTAGAGATAGTATAAAAGCACAAAGATTTCCTAAGTTCATACAGAACTATATGTTGACAGTTTATCCCAATAAGGATTATCCAACATGGATAATTAACGCTTTAGAAGCTGTCAATGTTACCCTCttgtaa
- the LOC105829742 gene encoding UPF0565 protein C2orf69 homolog has product MDSKTWIWRYLVGVLGRYNDVVYRQPKFSTRDFLIFFGGDVQDIEERMERHSNSKKYMKWSLENTVAILSEQFPRHHIFAVRPFKVAITKNAVFNCFDNFVLGNEYGTPTFSPMHYALKNLRELLVCCLEYLKELKLEKDIDTIESTNLSLMGFSKGCAVLNQFLHEFHYYDENPNEDPHMNNFIKLIKDMWWLDGGHNGPKDTWITDQTVLHSFAKLGIHAHIHVTPYQVQDQYRPHIQMEENSFTVTLQKMGVPVERTLHFADQARCLSSHFNVLTVIRNDVQ; this is encoded by the exons ATGGATTCGAAAACTTGGATATGGAGATACTTAGTGGGCGTTCTGGGCCGATATAACGATGTGGTTTATAGGCAGCCAAAATTTTCAACGCGcgattttcttatattttttggtGGTGATGTTCAA GACATTGAAGAAAGAATGGAGAGGCATTCAAATAGCaagaaatatatgaaatggaGTTTAGAAAATACAGTGGCTATACTTTCTGAACAGTTCCCTAGACATCATATATTTGCTGTTCGTCCattcaa AGTGGCAATAACTAAAAATGCAGTATTCAATTGCTTCGACAATTTTGTATTAGGAAATGAATACGGCACTCCAACATTTTCTCCAATGCATTAtgctttaaagaatttaagagAGCTCCTTGTGTGTTGCTTGGAAtatcttaaagaattaaaactgGAAAAA gatATTGATACAATTGAAAGTACAAATTTGAGTCTAATGGGCTTCAGTAAGGGATGTGCggttttaaatcaatttcttcACGAGTTTCATTATTATGATGAGAACCCGAATGAGGATCCTcacatgaataattttattaaactcaTTAAAGATATGTGGTGGCTAGATGGTGGACACAATGGTCCCAAAGATACATGGATTACTGATCAGACTGTACTTCATTCCTTTGCTAAATTAG gAATACATGCTCATATACACGTTACGCCATATCAAGTGCAAGACCAGTATCGGCCTCATATTCAGATGGAAGAAAACAGCTTCACTGTTACCTTACAAAAGATGGGAGTACCTGTAGAACGAACTTTACATTTTGCTGACCAAGCACGATGTCTCTCATCACATTTCAATGTTCTTACAGTCATTAGAAATGACGTACAATAA